The Imtechella halotolerans DNA window CCAACTGCTCCATGCGGATCGGCCAAATAAGTGTGTTCACGCATTAATTTCTTCATAGCTTCTTTTGTTTCTTGATCTGAAAAACTAAAGGAAGAGAACCATTTTTGAAGCAATTGAAGGTCGGAGTTAAACAAATGCCTAATACGAACAAAATTACTAGGGTTTCCTACATCCATTGCGTTAGATATTGTTTGAATGGAGGCCATCTGCTTATAGATGCCACTTTTCATAAATCGAGGTACGGTGTCGTTACTATTGGTAGCACCAATAAAATGAGCTACAGGTAGGCCCAGGCGAGAGGCCATCATACCGGCACAAATATTCCCAAAGTTTCCACTAGGAACTGAAAAAACAATTTCCTTTCCAATGGATTTAAGCTGTTTGTAGGCGAAAAAGAAATAAAACATCTGAGGGAGCCAACGAGCAACATTTATAGAATTGGCAGAGGTAAGTTGTTGAGATTGTAATTCAACATCAAGAAAGGCTTGCTTAACCATATCCTGGCAATCATCAAAAACTCCATCTACTTCCAATGCTGTTATGTTTTGCCCTAGGGTTGTTAGTTGTTTTTCCTGGATATCACTCACTTTTCCACTTGGATATAAAATCACTACATCAACACCTTTTACCCCTAAAAATCCATCAGCAACAGCACCTCCAGTATCCCCCGAGGTAGCTACTAAAACAGTTACTTTGTTTTTCTGATTGCGGTTAAAATAGCTAAGACAACGAGCCATAAATCGTGCTCCTACATCCTTAAAAGCCATAGTAGGACCGTGAAAAAGTTCCAAGGCATAGATACTTTCTTCAATTTTAACCGTAGGGAAGTCAAATGACAATGTTTCTGATACAATTTTTTTGAGTTCTTCTATTGGAATATCATTGCCAATAAATTGTTGTATGACTTCTAGCGCAATTGACTCATTGCTTAGTGAGGTAATATTCTCAAAAAATGAGGGAGGCAGTGGAGTGATTGATTCAGGAAAATAGAGTCCTTTGTCGGGTGCAATTCCTCGTATAACAGCCTCTTTAAACGAAACTTTTGGTGCCTTATGTTGTAAACTTTTATAGTACATGTTTATAGTATTTTAATTCCTTCTGAATTGATTCTTGAAATATGAATATCAAAGGCTACGCCCATGGGAGTATATACCCGTTGCATGGCTTCACCTACCGCTATAGCTTGTTCCTTACCTTTACTTAAAGCAAAGATGGATGGTCCTGAGCCTGAAATCCCGGATCCTAATGCTCCTTGTTTTAGAGCTGCTTCTTTTACTTCCTTAAAACCTGGAATAAGTACACTTCGAATAGGCTCTACTATAACATCTTCTAGTGAACGAGCTATTAAATCATAATCCTTTTCATATAAACCACTTACGAGTCCTCCTAAATTACCCCATTGTTGTATGGCCTTTGCCAGAGGGATTTGTTGTTTTAATACGGCTCTAGCATCAGCAGTTTTCACCTCTATTTGAGGGTGTATTACGGTGGCAAATAAATGTTCTGGAGAGGGTAAAGACAGCACATCTAATGGGGTATAACTACGCACCAAGGTGAAGCCACCCATAAGAGCTGGTGCTACATTGTCAGCATGAGGTGCACCACTTGCAAGGGCCTCTCCCTGCATTGCAAAAGCAATAAGTTGGGTTTGAGTATAAGGTGATCCAAGAAGATGATTAATTCCAAAAACGGCACCAGCAGCACTGGCTGCACTACTTCCTATACCACTTCCAGCTTTAATTTTTTTGTATATTTCTATCTCAAAACCGTACGGGCATTCCAAACTATCCAACAAAGATTGTGCGGCTACTCCTGCTACATTTTTTGTGGTTTCTAATGGCAAATTAGCACCCGTTATCTTGGTAATTCGAATTCCTTTTATAGGTGATTTGCGAATAAGCATTTCATCTCCAACCGTATCAAGGCATACCCCCAATACATCAAAACCACAGGCTACATTTGCAATTGTAGCTGGACAAAATAGTCGTATTTCATTCATGTTTTCCATAATTTAGGAGGTAGCAGTTCTTATAATATCGGCAAAAATTCCAGAAGCTGTAACAGCAGCTCCAGCGCCTGCACCTTTGATCAACAGGGGATAATCCGGATATCGCTCTGTGTAAAATAAAACGATATTATCTTTTCCTTCTAGATTGTAAAATGGATGTTCTTTAGGGATTTGTTGTAAGCCAACTGAGGCTTTTCCTTCCTTAAATGTTGCCACATATTTTAAGCGTTTATCCTCTTCCTTGGCAGCCATGTAAAGTTGATTGAAATGCACAGCGTGAGTCTCTAAGGACTCTATAAACGATTCTACCGAAGGAGTTTCTAGGCTTTCTTTAGGTAAGAAGGTATGATTTTCTATATCTTCAATCTCTATAGGATATCCACTTTCTCTTGCTAGAATGAGAATCTTTCTTGCAACATCTATTCCGCTTAAATCTATACGAGGATCTGGTTCTGTATACCCTTCTTCTTTTGCTTGACTAACCACTTCTTTGAAAGAAGATGTTTCGTTGAAGTTGTTAAATACAAAGTTTAGACTACCGGATAAGACCGCTTGAATTTTATGTACTCTATCGCCTGAAGCAATTAGGTTTTTTAACGTATCAATGATGGGTAATCCAGCACCTACATTGGTTTCGAATAGAAAAGGAGCATTGTATTTTCGAGAAAGAAATTTTAAATGGGCATAGTTTTCATAGGCTGATGCACATGCTATTTTATTACATGTAACTACCGCGATGCTATTTTTTAAATACCATGCATAGGTTTGAGCCACCTGTTCGCTTGCTGTATTGTCTACAAAAATGCTGTTCCTCAAGTTTCGTTTTTTTACGTTTTCAAAAAAAGCATTCAGAGAAGTTTCCTCACCTTTTAATAATGTTTCTTTCCAGTTAGAAAGGTCAATACCATTGCTGTCAAATGCCATTTTTTTTGAACTTGCAATGGCAATAACACGTATATTGATTTTTAAAGTTTCTTTAAGGTAGGAGCGTTGTTGGTGTAACTGAGCTAGGAATATACTACCAACATTACCAGCTCCCATGATATAGAGGTTAAGCTGTTTTATGTTGTCTTCGAAAAAACGTTCATGAAGGACATTTAATGCCTTTTTTACGTCCTTATTTTCAATAACAGTTGAGATATTACGTTCTGAAGCTCCTTGTGCAATAGCCCTTATATTCACATTGTTCTTTCCTAAAGCGCTGAACATTTTACCACTTAATCCTTGGTGACTTTTCATACGATCACCCACAAGAGCAACAATTGCCAGATCACTTTCCATTAGGCAAGGTTTTATTTTTCCTCTTGAAATTTCATATTCAAAAGCCGTATCGATAATTTCTTTAGCTATGATGGCTTCTTGTTGGATGACTCCTAAACAAATGGAATGTTCCGAAGAGGCTTGCGTGATAAGAACTACACTAATTTCATGTTGTGATAATACTTCAAACAAACGTTTCGATATCCCTGGAACTCCCACCATTCCTGACCCTTCTATGGTAAGAAGTGCGATGTCTTCAATGTGACTTATACCGCTGATGGGAGATTTTTTTCCATTGGTGTTTTCGGATATACAGCTGCCGGCATTTTTGGGATTAAAGGTGTTTTTTATGTAGATTGGTATTTTAGCGTTTAATACGGGTTGAATTGTGGGAGGATATAGCACCTTTGCTCCAAAATGAGAAAGTTCCATAGCTTCTTCATAGGATATGTGTTTAATGGTCTTGGCTTGTTTGACCAATTTAGGATTGGCAGTGTACATTCCATTGACATCAGTCCAAATTTCTAGGGCTTCAGCATGTACCGCGTTTGCTATAATGGCAGCCGTATAGTCTGAACCACCTCTGCCTAATGTAGTGGTGTCCCCATTAAAGCTCGAGGATATAAATCCAGGGACTATAGTGATGGAACTTTTAGTACTCTGAAAGAAATAATGAATGTTAGTATTAGTAACAGAAAAATCTACGACTGCTTTTCCAAACGTGCTATTGGTTTTTATTAGTTCTCTAGTATCCTTGTAGCGCGCATCTAATCCTTCAGAAATAAAAAATTCACTGATTAGGTATGCAGATAAAAGTTCACCGTAACTAACAATTTTATCAGAGGAACGTTTTGTTATTTCTCCCAAAAGTGAGATTCCCTCAAGAAGAGTTTCTAAATGATTGAATTGTTGTTTTATATGGCTAATTACGCTGCTTTGTTTATCATAAGGGAACAGTAATCTTACAGTATCCAAATGTGTTGTCTCAAGCTCTTCAAGTAGTTGCAGGTAATTGTTTTGATGTGTGGCAGCTTTATTTGCGGCAAGGAGTAAGTTGTCTGTAACTCCTCCTAGTGCAGAAACCACTACCACTACAGGTGATGGGGTATCTTGAACGATTGACATTACTTTTCGAATGTTTTCAGCATTGGCTACTGAAGTACCGCCAAATTTTAAGACTTTCATTGGTTTTTGTTTTGGAAGCCATCATGGTTTTATTTAGGGGATGACTTAGGTAAATAAATAGATATTATTGGTGCGTAAAAAGCTGATGAAATGCATAGCAATTGTTGGTTTGATTAAACAAACCATCAGCATGGACGATATGAAATGACTTGACCCCTAGAAAGGGGTAATCGTTGTAGAAATGCCTGTGCCAATAAATAACAGTCCGTTGACAGGAGATTGTCCGGAGATTGTTATTTTTGATATGTGATTGTGTTTGTGCACTAAGACATTAATTGTAATAGGTTCAAAAGTAGGGACTTTGACAGAATAATAAAAACGGTTCGTCTATTTTTACAAATAATTCATATTTATCGTAATTTTTTTAAAGAATGAAAATATTGAACGCCTCAGCTTTGCGAATGGCTGATGAATTGACAATTGAAAAGCAACATTTGTCCAGTTGGGAGCTTATGGAAAGAGCTTCAAAACAAGTGTTTAACTGGTTGCATGGGCGCTTGCAAGGTGCACCTGTAACGATACATGTTTTTTGTGGGGTTGGAAATAATGGAGGTGATGGATTGGCAGTCGCTCGTCTTTTAGCCCAACATGGCTATACTATAGAAGTCTATATTGTTAGTTTTAGTGACCAACGTTCCAAGGATTTTATTACCAATCTTACTGGAATAAAAAATATGAAGATATGGCCTAAAGCCATTCATACAGAAGAGGACTTCCCGGAATTGACTCCTAATGACATTGTTATTGATGCCATTTTTGGTATAGGTCTGAATCGAGCTCCAAAGGATTGGGTAGCATCGTTGCTGATGCATATCAATGGTAGTGGTTCATTTGTGTTAAGTATTGATATTCCTTCAGGCCTAT harbors:
- the thrC gene encoding threonine synthase; protein product: MYYKSLQHKAPKVSFKEAVIRGIAPDKGLYFPESITPLPPSFFENITSLSNESIALEVIQQFIGNDIPIEELKKIVSETLSFDFPTVKIEESIYALELFHGPTMAFKDVGARFMARCLSYFNRNQKNKVTVLVATSGDTGGAVADGFLGVKGVDVVILYPSGKVSDIQEKQLTTLGQNITALEVDGVFDDCQDMVKQAFLDVELQSQQLTSANSINVARWLPQMFYFFFAYKQLKSIGKEIVFSVPSGNFGNICAGMMASRLGLPVAHFIGATNSNDTVPRFMKSGIYKQMASIQTISNAMDVGNPSNFVRIRHLFNSDLQLLQKWFSSFSFSDQETKEAMKKLMREHTYLADPHGAVGYLGLKEYMKTNTDYLGVFLETAHPIKFIDVVKETTLCQPEVPPQISKVMDGKKSTIRIADYGDLKNFLQSR
- the thrA gene encoding bifunctional aspartate kinase/homoserine dehydrogenase I, translating into MKVLKFGGTSVANAENIRKVMSIVQDTPSPVVVVVSALGGVTDNLLLAANKAATHQNNYLQLLEELETTHLDTVRLLFPYDKQSSVISHIKQQFNHLETLLEGISLLGEITKRSSDKIVSYGELLSAYLISEFFISEGLDARYKDTRELIKTNSTFGKAVVDFSVTNTNIHYFFQSTKSSITIVPGFISSSFNGDTTTLGRGGSDYTAAIIANAVHAEALEIWTDVNGMYTANPKLVKQAKTIKHISYEEAMELSHFGAKVLYPPTIQPVLNAKIPIYIKNTFNPKNAGSCISENTNGKKSPISGISHIEDIALLTIEGSGMVGVPGISKRLFEVLSQHEISVVLITQASSEHSICLGVIQQEAIIAKEIIDTAFEYEISRGKIKPCLMESDLAIVALVGDRMKSHQGLSGKMFSALGKNNVNIRAIAQGASERNISTVIENKDVKKALNVLHERFFEDNIKQLNLYIMGAGNVGSIFLAQLHQQRSYLKETLKINIRVIAIASSKKMAFDSNGIDLSNWKETLLKGEETSLNAFFENVKKRNLRNSIFVDNTASEQVAQTYAWYLKNSIAVVTCNKIACASAYENYAHLKFLSRKYNAPFLFETNVGAGLPIIDTLKNLIASGDRVHKIQAVLSGSLNFVFNNFNETSSFKEVVSQAKEEGYTEPDPRIDLSGIDVARKILILARESGYPIEIEDIENHTFLPKESLETPSVESFIESLETHAVHFNQLYMAAKEEDKRLKYVATFKEGKASVGLQQIPKEHPFYNLEGKDNIVLFYTERYPDYPLLIKGAGAGAAVTASGIFADIIRTATS
- a CDS encoding homoserine kinase is translated as MNEIRLFCPATIANVACGFDVLGVCLDTVGDEMLIRKSPIKGIRITKITGANLPLETTKNVAGVAAQSLLDSLECPYGFEIEIYKKIKAGSGIGSSAASAAGAVFGINHLLGSPYTQTQLIAFAMQGEALASGAPHADNVAPALMGGFTLVRSYTPLDVLSLPSPEHLFATVIHPQIEVKTADARAVLKQQIPLAKAIQQWGNLGGLVSGLYEKDYDLIARSLEDVIVEPIRSVLIPGFKEVKEAALKQGALGSGISGSGPSIFALSKGKEQAIAVGEAMQRVYTPMGVAFDIHISRINSEGIKIL